From the genome of Candidatus Hadarchaeales archaeon, one region includes:
- the guaB gene encoding IMP dehydrogenase translates to MGKFTEKLKMAGVAVTFRDVILLPGLAEVEPAEVDVSTKVSKNYKLNIPFVSSPMDTVTESEMAIAIAREGGLGVLHRNCSVEEQVEMAKRVKRAEALIIRDVVTVSPDQTVAEAVELMRIHQISGLPVVEGRKLVGIITGRDVRFADAHLKVRDVMTKDVITAGEDIDIEKAKEILHRHRIEKLPIVNESGELKGLITFKDISLRGKYPNAARDEEGQLLCAAAISPFDIERAKKLDKYVDILVTDVAHFHNVRVIQATKKLLQEVNADVIVGNIGTYEAAVDTITQLEGVAGLRVGVGSGSICVTSEVTKAGAPTLFAVAQIADALADYGCDIPVIADGGVRGPGDAALALAAGASAVMAGNLFARCKEAPGTLMAIGGRYYKQYRGMGSPSALAKRYSLDRYSMPAKGIAEGVEGWVPYRGEVSTVLKELCDGLRAAMGYAGAKNIRDLWAKARFGLLTAAGIEETKPHDILLPSESIEKL, encoded by the coding sequence ATGGGGAAGTTCACCGAAAAGCTCAAAATGGCCGGGGTGGCTGTCACTTTCCGTGATGTCATCCTTCTGCCTGGTCTGGCGGAAGTTGAGCCTGCCGAAGTGGATGTAAGCACAAAAGTTTCGAAGAATTATAAACTAAACATCCCATTCGTCTCCTCTCCGATGGACACCGTTACAGAAAGCGAGATGGCGATCGCCATAGCCAGAGAAGGAGGTTTAGGAGTTTTGCATCGCAACTGCTCCGTGGAAGAGCAGGTGGAAATGGCGAAAAGGGTGAAACGCGCTGAAGCACTGATAATTCGAGACGTTGTTACGGTATCTCCGGATCAAACTGTTGCAGAGGCCGTTGAACTTATGAGAATTCATCAAATTTCCGGGCTGCCTGTTGTAGAGGGTAGGAAACTTGTCGGGATAATCACCGGGCGGGATGTGAGGTTCGCCGATGCTCATCTTAAAGTTCGCGATGTTATGACGAAGGATGTGATTACAGCGGGGGAGGACATCGACATCGAAAAGGCCAAGGAAATTTTGCACAGGCACCGGATAGAAAAGCTCCCCATAGTTAACGAGAGTGGAGAGCTAAAAGGTTTGATAACGTTTAAGGATATCTCACTTCGAGGCAAATATCCGAACGCAGCACGCGATGAAGAAGGACAGCTTCTCTGTGCAGCAGCGATTTCTCCCTTCGACATAGAACGGGCAAAAAAACTGGATAAATATGTCGATATCCTAGTGACCGATGTTGCCCATTTCCACAATGTGCGAGTTATCCAAGCAACGAAGAAGCTTCTTCAAGAGGTGAACGCCGATGTGATAGTAGGAAACATTGGAACATATGAAGCCGCCGTGGACACGATTACACAACTCGAAGGGGTGGCGGGTTTACGCGTTGGAGTAGGCTCTGGTTCGATATGCGTAACGTCGGAGGTGACAAAAGCTGGAGCGCCAACACTTTTTGCTGTAGCTCAAATCGCTGATGCTTTGGCGGATTATGGCTGCGATATACCGGTGATTGCCGATGGTGGTGTGAGAGGACCAGGCGATGCTGCTCTAGCTCTAGCAGCAGGAGCTTCTGCGGTTATGGCCGGGAATCTCTTTGCGAGATGTAAAGAAGCGCCTGGCACCTTGATGGCAATTGGTGGGAGATATTACAAACAATATCGTGGAATGGGCAGCCCCTCCGCCTTGGCGAAAAGATACTCATTAGACCGCTACAGCATGCCAGCAAAGGGAATAGCGGAAGGGGTAGAGGGATGGGTTCCTTACAGGGGTGAGGTGAGCACAGTTCTCAAGGAACTTTGTGATGGTCTACGCGCAGCGATGGGTTATGCTGGCGCAAAAAACATCAGGGATCTGTGGGCAAAAGCAAGGTTTGGTCTACTAACCGCAGCCGGAATCGAGGAGACGAAGCCCCACGATATTCTGCTTCCTAGCGAGTCCATCGAAAAACTCTAA
- the purH gene encoding bifunctional phosphoribosylaminoimidazolecarboxamide formyltransferase/IMP cyclohydrolase, with product MKIKRALVSVYNKTGIVDFCKELQKLGIEIISTGRTAKLLRENGIRVLEVSEITKFPEMLDGRVKTLHPKIHGGILAIRDKDEHIRQIREQGIEPIDLVVVNLYPFEEVVAKGASLEEAIENIDIGGPAMVRSAAKNYKYVGVIVDPEDYPKILEEIRNTGELSEKTREMLAVKAFLHTARYDAIISNYLGSVFEYGDFPEIFNLSYRKIAMLRYGENPHQRGVLYSDGSKKGIANAEFLQGKELSYNNLLDAEAGWKLVNEFKEPAAVIIKHGNPCGVACASDLQEAYSKAYECDPVSAYGGIVAVNGKVTPPLAEKIISVFLEVLCAPDYDKEALKILEKKPNLRVLRVSGDFERIGIRQISGGLLVQDEDLVDLKPEELKVVTKKKPGTKELEDLLFAWKVVKHVKSNAIVLAKDKQTVGIGAGQMSRVDSTEIAIRKAGERSKGSVLASDGFIPFPDTVQKAAEAGVTAIIQPGGSIRDQQIIDAADDLGISMVFTGIRHFRH from the coding sequence ATGAAGATAAAACGTGCACTTGTAAGCGTCTACAACAAGACGGGGATTGTTGACTTTTGTAAGGAACTGCAAAAGCTCGGAATAGAGATAATATCCACAGGACGAACTGCAAAATTGCTGAGAGAAAATGGGATCAGAGTACTTGAGGTTTCAGAAATTACAAAATTCCCAGAAATGCTGGATGGAAGGGTAAAAACCCTCCATCCGAAAATTCATGGCGGAATTCTTGCCATCAGAGATAAAGATGAACACATTCGGCAAATACGAGAGCAGGGAATAGAACCAATTGACCTAGTGGTGGTCAATCTCTATCCTTTTGAGGAAGTCGTCGCAAAAGGGGCAAGTCTGGAAGAGGCTATTGAGAATATCGACATAGGTGGACCAGCTATGGTGCGTTCTGCTGCAAAAAATTATAAATATGTTGGAGTCATCGTGGATCCAGAAGATTACCCAAAAATTTTAGAAGAAATCAGAAACACCGGTGAACTGAGCGAAAAAACTAGGGAGATGCTCGCGGTCAAGGCATTCTTGCACACAGCGAGATATGATGCGATTATCTCGAACTACTTGGGGAGCGTTTTTGAATATGGAGATTTTCCCGAAATCTTCAACCTTTCTTATAGGAAAATCGCGATGTTAAGATATGGAGAAAACCCCCACCAGAGAGGTGTCTTGTATTCTGATGGGAGTAAAAAAGGTATCGCAAACGCCGAATTTTTACAGGGGAAAGAACTTTCATACAACAATCTGCTAGATGCAGAAGCCGGCTGGAAACTTGTGAACGAATTCAAAGAACCCGCGGCTGTGATAATAAAACATGGGAACCCCTGTGGTGTTGCTTGCGCTTCAGATCTGCAAGAAGCATATTCCAAAGCGTACGAGTGTGATCCAGTATCGGCTTATGGCGGAATAGTTGCCGTGAATGGAAAAGTGACTCCTCCACTTGCCGAAAAAATAATCTCTGTCTTTCTTGAGGTTCTATGCGCACCGGATTACGACAAAGAAGCTTTGAAGATTTTAGAGAAAAAGCCAAACTTGCGGGTGCTTCGGGTTAGCGGAGATTTCGAGCGCATTGGGATAAGACAGATTTCTGGAGGGCTGCTTGTTCAGGATGAAGATCTGGTCGACTTAAAACCAGAGGAGTTAAAAGTTGTAACAAAAAAGAAACCTGGAACTAAAGAACTTGAAGACTTGCTTTTTGCTTGGAAAGTCGTCAAACATGTAAAATCAAATGCCATCGTCTTGGCAAAAGATAAACAAACGGTTGGAATCGGAGCCGGACAGATGAGTAGAGTAGATTCTACGGAGATTGCGATAAGAAAAGCTGGAGAGAGAAGCAAGGGGAGTGTTCTTGCCTCCGATGGCTTTATCCCGTTTCCAGATACCGTTCAGAAAGCAGCGGAGGCTGGAGTAACTGCGATCATACAGCCGGGAGGCTCTATTAGAGATCAGCAGATAATAGATGCAGCAGATGATCTGGGAATTTCGATGGTTTTCACCGGAATCAGGCATTTCAGACATTAG
- the pyrG gene encoding CTP synthase (glutamine hydrolyzing), giving the protein MKYIVVTGGVMSGLGKGITTASIGKLLQSHGFSVTAIKIDPYLNVDAGTMNPFEHGEIFVTEDGGEIDLDMGHYERFLNINLTKHHNITTGQIYGKIIERERKGEYLGKTVQIIPHVTDLIKERIRRVAGDSGAEICLVEIGGTVGDIESMPFLEAVRQMRLEEGSTNVVFVHVTLVPVLDVVGEQKTKPTQHSVKELRELGIMPDIIVCRCKTPLTKEARRKISLFCNVPPDAVVSAPDVDNIYAVPLILKEERMDNLLLRLLSLRSRSEDLTEWKRIVEQMDRADKEVMIAMIGKYVRFADTYLSINEALKHAGGINNCKVKINWIEAEELETANPEKILAEYDGILVPGGFGKRGSEGKISAISYAREKNIPFLGLCFGFQLAIVEFARHIGLKDANSTEIDPNTPHPVIDLLPEQKKITEMGGTMRLGAQEVLVKPGTLAFKIYGKDRIFERHRHRYEVNPAYFEILEKGGIIFSGKTPDGKAEIIELPNHCFFIATQFHPEFKSRPGKPAPVFDAFIKAAIEKREEKRRTT; this is encoded by the coding sequence ATGAAGTACATAGTAGTTACCGGAGGGGTAATGAGCGGACTTGGAAAAGGAATAACAACAGCATCCATCGGAAAGCTTCTTCAATCGCACGGCTTTTCTGTAACTGCAATAAAAATTGACCCCTATCTGAATGTCGACGCTGGAACGATGAATCCCTTTGAGCATGGAGAGATATTTGTAACCGAGGACGGTGGAGAAATAGACCTCGATATGGGTCACTACGAAAGATTTTTGAATATCAATCTTACAAAGCATCACAACATAACGACGGGGCAGATCTATGGAAAAATTATAGAGAGGGAGAGAAAGGGGGAATATCTCGGAAAGACGGTGCAGATAATTCCTCACGTGACAGATCTCATCAAAGAAAGAATAAGAAGAGTTGCGGGGGACAGCGGGGCTGAGATTTGTTTGGTCGAAATCGGGGGAACGGTTGGAGATATCGAGAGCATGCCGTTTCTCGAAGCTGTCAGGCAGATGAGACTCGAAGAGGGATCAACCAATGTTGTTTTTGTTCATGTTACCCTAGTGCCGGTTTTGGATGTGGTCGGCGAACAAAAGACAAAACCTACGCAACATAGTGTGAAAGAGTTGCGTGAGCTTGGAATAATGCCAGACATAATAGTTTGCAGATGTAAAACTCCCCTCACGAAGGAGGCCAGAAGGAAGATCTCGCTTTTCTGCAATGTGCCCCCCGATGCTGTCGTTAGCGCACCGGATGTTGACAATATCTACGCCGTTCCGCTTATTTTGAAGGAAGAGAGGATGGATAATCTTTTGCTTAGGCTTTTATCTCTGAGGTCTAGGAGCGAGGATCTCACCGAATGGAAAAGAATTGTGGAACAGATGGATAGAGCTGATAAAGAAGTTATGATTGCTATGATCGGGAAATATGTCCGATTTGCGGATACTTATCTAAGCATAAATGAAGCACTTAAACATGCTGGTGGGATAAACAACTGCAAGGTGAAAATAAACTGGATCGAGGCTGAGGAACTTGAAACGGCGAATCCAGAGAAGATTTTAGCAGAATATGACGGAATACTGGTTCCGGGGGGTTTCGGGAAGCGGGGGTCCGAAGGCAAAATTTCAGCTATCTCATATGCGAGAGAGAAAAACATACCATTTTTGGGTCTCTGCTTCGGGTTTCAATTAGCCATTGTAGAGTTTGCACGTCACATTGGACTGAAAGACGCGAACAGCACCGAAATCGACCCGAACACTCCTCACCCCGTCATCGATCTCCTGCCTGAACAAAAGAAGATCACTGAGATGGGGGGGACTATGAGGCTCGGAGCTCAAGAGGTTTTGGTGAAGCCTGGAACACTTGCTTTCAAGATCTATGGGAAAGATAGAATATTCGAGAGGCATAGACATAGATACGAGGTCAATCCCGCATATTTCGAGATTCTTGAAAAGGGCGGAATCATTTTCTCTGGAAAGACTCCAGATGGTAAAGCGGAGATAATCGAGCTTCCAAACCATTGTTTCTTCATTGCTACACAATTCCATCCTGAGTTCAAATCTAGGCCCGGTAAGCCGGCTCCAGTTTTTGATGCATTCATCAAGGCGGCGATAGAAAAACGCGAAGAAAAGAGGAGAACAACATGA
- a CDS encoding dihydroorotate dehydrogenase translates to MEEEDGEEMSKLSVKIGRLKLRNPIMLAAGILSNGPLLKQAALAGAGAVVTKSLTVEKREGSNTPAVIGVRGGFLNNIGIANPGYIDFLSYDLPIAKEGGVPVIVSVAGFSENEFVKICGAADDCGADAVELNLSCPNVKRGGLEFGREPEVVKRIVRRVKDNVTIPVFVKLGLTDRLVEVGESAQKAGADGVVAINTITGMAIDVHTRSPILSEIYGGLSGPAIHPIALRCVHQLHKRLSIPIVGCGGVETWEDAVEFILAGATAVQVGSAIAVKGLSIFREICRGIEKYLENLGLKNISAIEKLRV, encoded by the coding sequence TTGGAAGAAGAGGATGGGGAAGAAATGTCAAAACTTTCGGTTAAGATTGGCAGATTGAAGTTGCGGAATCCGATCATGTTGGCAGCAGGAATCCTCTCAAACGGTCCTCTTTTGAAACAGGCAGCACTGGCTGGCGCCGGAGCAGTTGTGACAAAAAGTCTAACTGTGGAAAAACGGGAAGGAAGCAATACACCAGCCGTAATAGGAGTGCGGGGCGGATTTCTTAATAACATCGGAATCGCAAACCCTGGTTACATAGATTTCTTGTCATATGATCTTCCGATAGCGAAAGAAGGAGGAGTTCCAGTAATCGTCAGTGTGGCCGGATTCAGCGAAAACGAATTCGTCAAAATATGCGGAGCGGCTGATGATTGCGGGGCCGATGCTGTTGAACTAAATCTTTCCTGCCCAAACGTCAAAAGAGGAGGACTCGAATTCGGCCGAGAACCAGAAGTTGTTAAAAGAATAGTCCGAAGGGTTAAGGATAACGTCACTATCCCGGTTTTCGTCAAACTTGGCTTGACCGACAGATTAGTTGAAGTCGGAGAGTCTGCCCAGAAAGCCGGAGCCGATGGTGTGGTTGCGATAAACACTATTACCGGCATGGCTATAGACGTGCACACGAGAAGTCCAATTCTTTCGGAAATCTATGGGGGGCTTTCCGGCCCGGCTATTCATCCGATAGCGTTGAGATGCGTCCATCAACTTCACAAACGGCTTTCCATACCGATAGTTGGTTGTGGTGGAGTAGAAACATGGGAAGATGCTGTAGAATTCATCTTGGCCGGAGCTACCGCCGTTCAGGTAGGGTCTGCCATAGCAGTAAAGGGCCTTTCGATCTTTAGGGAAATCTGCAGAGGCATTGAAAAATATCTGGAAAACCTAGGGCTCAAGAATATAAGTGCGATAGAAAAACTGAGGGTGTAG
- a CDS encoding dihydroorotase family protein has protein sequence MLQRCCWKEGANLSLVVSGKIYTSTKIIDGSILIENGKIARIRKNLEGEEKLDFRRKGNLILPGLIDMHVHLRDFKLDYKEDFETGTMAAAMGGFTVVCDMPNTIPPINKPSVLRKREKIARKKSFVDYGLYYGVPKKLEHLTEEVVDLAIGLKIFMHREFYSQENHELMRKILDFASRKNMLVVAHAERPEPVRHTKFGPIRLPEAEAGAIEDITELSRKVGFKLHVTHISSTRGAEIFSKKKSLLPLTGDTCPHYLLLTEKDVEKIGKIARVEPSLRSERDRKFLLEKLQKGVIDCVTSDHAPHSLEEKLADPPASGFPSLETTVPLLLTMVKKDMLRLEDFVRTCSSRPARILGLKHFGEIKEGMTANLTVVDLEKEWKIDPSNFISKAKFSPFAGTKVIGVPIATLVRGKLVMFEREIVGRRGWGRNVKTFG, from the coding sequence ATTCTCCAGAGATGCTGCTGGAAGGAGGGTGCCAATCTGAGCCTCGTAGTCAGCGGCAAAATCTACACATCTACCAAAATAATCGACGGCAGCATCCTCATAGAAAATGGAAAAATCGCCAGAATCAGGAAGAACCTTGAAGGTGAGGAAAAGTTAGATTTCCGGAGAAAGGGAAACCTTATTTTACCTGGACTAATCGATATGCATGTTCATCTTAGAGATTTTAAACTCGACTATAAAGAAGACTTTGAAACCGGTACGATGGCTGCGGCGATGGGCGGATTTACAGTCGTGTGCGATATGCCAAACACCATACCTCCGATCAATAAACCTTCGGTGCTAAGAAAGAGAGAAAAAATCGCTAGGAAAAAAAGCTTTGTTGACTACGGACTGTATTATGGAGTTCCAAAAAAACTTGAACATTTGACGGAAGAAGTTGTAGATTTGGCGATTGGTCTAAAGATTTTCATGCATAGAGAATTCTATTCACAAGAAAACCATGAGCTGATGAGAAAAATCTTGGATTTCGCTTCAAGAAAGAACATGCTAGTGGTTGCGCATGCGGAGAGACCAGAACCTGTTAGACACACTAAATTCGGTCCAATAAGACTACCTGAGGCTGAAGCCGGGGCGATTGAGGATATAACCGAGCTCTCCAGAAAAGTTGGATTTAAGTTGCATGTCACACATATCTCGTCTACCAGAGGGGCGGAGATTTTCTCGAAAAAGAAAAGTCTGTTACCGCTCACCGGTGATACTTGTCCACACTATCTTCTGCTTACGGAAAAGGACGTTGAAAAAATAGGAAAAATCGCACGAGTTGAACCTTCACTCAGAAGCGAGAGAGACAGAAAATTTCTACTGGAGAAACTACAGAAGGGAGTTATAGACTGTGTAACATCAGATCATGCGCCACATTCGTTAGAAGAAAAACTGGCAGACCCACCAGCATCCGGATTTCCTTCACTTGAGACAACGGTTCCGCTTTTGCTCACTATGGTAAAGAAAGACATGTTGCGACTGGAGGATTTTGTCAGAACATGCTCGAGCAGGCCTGCCAGAATTCTTGGACTGAAGCACTTTGGAGAAATCAAGGAGGGAATGACCGCAAATCTCACCGTGGTGGATCTGGAAAAAGAGTGGAAAATCGATCCTTCAAATTTCATCAGTAAGGCAAAGTTCAGTCCGTTCGCAGGAACGAAGGTCATCGGCGTTCCTATCGCCACACTCGTGAGAGGAAAGTTAGTAATGTTTGAGAGAGAAATAGTTGGAAGAAGAGGATGGGGAAGAAATGTCAAAACTTTCGGTTAA
- a CDS encoding dihydroorotate dehydrogenase electron transfer subunit, whose translation MRELKNVDPYLQFAPRACKIKRVKEEASNIKSFYLQYAGQKPSPGQFFMIWAPGGEEIPISASGFEQNILRLTVAAVGKTTELMMNLKKGDILLLRGPFGRGFSLNGYKKVMLVAGGYGASPLIYALKSIRENRGECWYVVGAKKSEELLFIHEAKKLGAKVEVATEDGSAGYKGLVTELFENLLNKIKPECVLTCGPEMMMKKILEIALKKGIHVQASLERYMKCGFGICGSCVLDPVGLRVCIDGPVFCARELLNTDFGRFSRDAAGRRVPI comes from the coding sequence GTGAGAGAATTGAAAAACGTTGATCCTTATCTGCAATTCGCACCCAGAGCCTGCAAAATAAAACGTGTGAAGGAAGAAGCTTCAAACATCAAGTCTTTTTACTTACAATACGCTGGACAAAAACCCTCGCCGGGGCAGTTTTTTATGATCTGGGCTCCCGGAGGGGAAGAGATCCCTATCTCCGCATCCGGTTTCGAGCAAAACATATTGAGACTAACTGTCGCTGCTGTCGGGAAAACCACTGAGCTTATGATGAACCTTAAAAAAGGCGATATTTTGCTTTTGCGTGGCCCATTCGGACGTGGTTTTTCGCTGAACGGTTACAAAAAAGTAATGCTAGTCGCGGGAGGATACGGAGCTTCTCCTCTTATCTATGCTCTAAAGTCTATCAGAGAAAATCGGGGTGAGTGTTGGTATGTGGTCGGAGCAAAAAAATCTGAAGAGCTTCTCTTCATTCATGAAGCTAAAAAACTCGGAGCGAAAGTCGAAGTCGCCACAGAAGATGGTTCCGCTGGATATAAAGGGCTCGTAACCGAGCTGTTCGAGAATCTTTTGAACAAAATCAAACCTGAATGCGTGCTAACTTGTGGACCTGAAATGATGATGAAAAAAATTTTAGAAATCGCACTGAAAAAGGGCATCCATGTACAGGCTTCCTTAGAGAGATATATGAAGTGTGGATTTGGAATATGCGGCTCCTGCGTTCTCGACCCAGTCGGATTAAGGGTGTGCATAGACGGTCCGGTCTTCTGCGCTAGGGAACTTTTAAACACGGATTTCGGCAGATTCTCCAGAGATGCTGCTGGAAGGAGGGTGCCAATCTGA
- the pyrI gene encoding aspartate carbamoyltransferase regulatory subunit: protein MKEEGNKLIVRRIKNGTVIDHIPGGQALNVLKILGITGEEGYTVALLMNVRSKKIGKKDIVKIENRELDPKEVDKIALLAPEATINTIRDYSVVKKTKVKLPSIIKEIVTCVNPNCITNKQGEPVVPTFKVVSSEPLVLCCEYCGTYVNQNDIIEQYSRAAAKR from the coding sequence ATGAAAGAGGAAGGAAACAAACTCATAGTCAGGAGAATAAAAAATGGTACCGTAATAGATCACATTCCTGGAGGACAGGCGCTGAACGTCCTAAAAATTCTTGGAATAACTGGAGAAGAAGGATATACCGTGGCTCTTCTCATGAATGTCAGAAGTAAAAAAATTGGAAAAAAAGACATTGTAAAAATAGAAAATCGGGAATTAGACCCGAAAGAAGTAGATAAAATTGCTCTTCTGGCGCCCGAGGCAACGATAAATACAATTAGAGACTATTCCGTGGTGAAAAAAACGAAGGTGAAACTTCCAAGCATAATAAAGGAAATCGTGACATGCGTAAATCCAAATTGTATAACAAACAAGCAGGGAGAACCAGTGGTTCCTACTTTTAAGGTAGTTTCGAGTGAACCACTAGTTTTGTGCTGCGAGTATTGCGGCACATACGTAAATCAGAATGACATAATCGAACAATACTCGCGAGCTGCTGCTAAGCGGTGA
- the pyrB gene encoding aspartate carbamoyltransferase, protein MFKNRDVISILDFSDAELKKIFEVSKKMEKTMKKGSSVLKGKILANAFFEPSTRTKLSFETAMHKLGGSVIGFTDIEATSIAKGENLADTIRMLDAYADVIAIRHKVEGAAKLAAEIADAPVINAGDGTKNHPTQAMVDLYTVWKEFGRIDGLNFVLMGDLRYGRAVASFLYALTKFKPRKIYLVSPPLLKPRKELEEHLTKSGVNFEIRENLQDIIQETDVLYVTRIQRERFPDPAEYEKVKGSYRVDLETIKNAKDGMIIMHPLPRVGEIALEVDTHKSARYFQQAANGVPVRMALLYLLLEGEK, encoded by the coding sequence ATGTTCAAAAACAGAGATGTGATTTCCATACTGGATTTCAGCGATGCCGAACTCAAGAAAATATTTGAGGTTTCGAAAAAAATGGAAAAAACCATGAAAAAAGGAAGCTCTGTGTTAAAAGGAAAAATTCTCGCCAATGCCTTTTTTGAACCTAGCACTAGAACGAAGTTAAGTTTTGAGACGGCAATGCACAAGCTTGGCGGCTCCGTTATTGGATTTACAGATATAGAGGCGACTTCGATTGCGAAGGGGGAAAACTTGGCTGATACCATCAGAATGCTGGATGCTTATGCGGATGTCATCGCAATTCGACATAAAGTGGAAGGTGCGGCGAAACTTGCTGCTGAAATCGCTGACGCTCCTGTGATAAACGCAGGAGATGGTACAAAAAATCATCCAACACAAGCGATGGTCGATCTTTACACCGTCTGGAAAGAATTCGGAAGGATCGATGGACTGAACTTCGTATTGATGGGGGATCTGAGATATGGAAGAGCTGTCGCATCATTTCTTTACGCTTTGACAAAATTCAAACCGAGAAAAATATATCTCGTGTCTCCGCCGTTGCTCAAACCCAGAAAGGAACTCGAAGAGCACCTCACAAAATCTGGGGTGAATTTTGAAATAAGAGAAAATCTCCAAGACATTATACAAGAGACAGATGTTCTATATGTGACGAGAATACAGCGTGAAAGGTTTCCGGATCCTGCGGAATACGAAAAGGTCAAGGGTTCATATAGGGTGGATTTGGAGACCATCAAAAACGCAAAAGATGGAATGATAATAATGCACCCGCTGCCCAGAGTTGGTGAAATAGCTCTTGAAGTTGATACTCATAAATCTGCGAGATATTTCCAACAAGCAGCAAATGGGGTTCCAGTAAGAATGGCTTTGTTGTATCTTTTGCTCGAGGGAGAAAAATGA
- the pyrE gene encoding orotate phosphoribosyltransferase, producing the protein MPRDEIYLKLAELGCIMTGEFRLSSGRISPYYINLRKIISYPAIFDEITNDYVEIIKTLGEFDRVAGVATAGIPIATIVAYKLKKPLIYVRKEKKTHGTESEIEGELEPGNRVILVDDVATTGESLLKAALSIKEKGGILRYAVVFVDREEGAEQNLKKEGITLVSLSKVSEIFSRLYLLGSMGRENYELVMRYLEERRCSKTEM; encoded by the coding sequence ATGCCAAGAGATGAAATTTACTTAAAGCTAGCCGAGCTCGGATGTATTATGACTGGCGAGTTTAGGCTTTCTTCAGGTAGAATCAGCCCATACTATATCAACCTGAGAAAGATTATTTCTTACCCAGCCATCTTCGACGAGATTACGAATGATTACGTAGAAATTATAAAAACGCTGGGGGAGTTTGACAGAGTCGCTGGTGTCGCAACCGCGGGCATACCAATTGCCACAATTGTTGCTTACAAACTGAAAAAACCCCTGATTTACGTCAGAAAAGAAAAAAAGACCCATGGGACCGAGAGCGAGATCGAGGGTGAATTGGAACCTGGAAATAGGGTTATCCTGGTTGACGATGTGGCTACCACTGGAGAAAGCTTGTTGAAAGCCGCTCTCTCGATTAAAGAAAAAGGCGGAATTTTGAGATACGCCGTTGTGTTTGTGGATAGAGAAGAAGGAGCCGAACAAAATCTCAAAAAAGAAGGAATAACGCTCGTTTCCTTATCCAAGGTAAGTGAGATATTTTCTAGACTCTATTTACTTGGAAGCATGGGACGAGAGAATTATGAACTCGTAATGAGATATCTGGAGGAGAGGAGATGTTCAAAAACAGAGATGTGA
- a CDS encoding orotidine 5'-phosphate decarboxylase / HUMPS family protein, which translates to MPRLDTLLSFVDVDKEGLVSEKFHKKIETLREKKGTPIVLALDFLPDYTESFCNKKESLKKLEALLLELEDYVSGIKIGLPLLLSLGLDGIKRLTREHTKRYFFICDTKMADIGHINVLTAGLLFDAGFDGIIAHAAIGAKDGLIPVVKLAKKKDRGVLGLCAMSHAGANDFLNKNFLKLLLIADSAGVDGFVLPASRPDIIRKARKMFDKPIFSPGVGAQGTPFGSAIVAGSDFEIIGRSITESSEPAKKAKEILEAIRNAKR; encoded by the coding sequence ATGCCTAGACTCGACACGCTTTTATCTTTCGTGGATGTAGATAAGGAAGGGCTTGTGAGTGAAAAATTCCATAAAAAAATAGAGACGTTGCGCGAAAAGAAGGGAACTCCGATTGTTTTAGCTCTCGATTTTTTGCCAGACTACACCGAATCCTTTTGCAACAAAAAAGAATCTCTGAAAAAACTTGAAGCTCTGCTATTGGAGTTAGAAGACTATGTATCCGGAATCAAAATCGGTTTACCACTTCTGCTTTCGTTGGGACTTGACGGAATAAAACGGCTGACAAGAGAGCATACCAAAAGGTACTTCTTCATCTGCGACACGAAGATGGCGGACATTGGGCACATAAACGTGCTGACGGCGGGGTTGCTCTTCGATGCCGGTTTTGACGGAATAATCGCTCACGCCGCCATAGGAGCCAAAGATGGTTTGATCCCGGTAGTGAAATTGGCAAAAAAGAAGGATAGAGGAGTTTTGGGGCTATGCGCGATGAGTCATGCAGGAGCGAACGATTTCCTCAACAAGAACTTTTTGAAACTCCTTCTGATTGCCGACTCTGCAGGAGTCGATGGCTTCGTGCTTCCTGCAAGCAGACCAGACATCATTAGGAAGGCTAGGAAGATGTTTGATAAGCCGATTTTTTCGCCGGGGGTCGGAGCTCAGGGTACTCCATTCGGATCAGCAATAGTCGCCGGATCGGACTTTGAGATAATAGGCAGGTCGATAACTGAGAGTTCCGAACCAGCTAAGAAAGCAAAAGAGATCTTGGAGGCGATCAGGAATGCCAAGAGATGA